GGGAATACTCAAGCAAATCCACAGAAAAAAGATAAAGAAAGACGGAAGGTAAGAAAAGGTTAAAGATAGTGTTATCCTAAGACTGTTTTAGAGTTTATATTTGACACCTTCCAAATTTAGCTATAAATGACAATATGATATAAATCATATAAAAAGGACTTGACAAGATGTTAGTATAGTGGTATGCAATACACGAGCGTAAAGGGTAAAAGGTTAAAACTCATAATAAGCGAAGGAGGAGATAAAAAAAAGAGTGAAGGAACTTGCCAAAACTATAGAGCATGACTTTGGAGAACCTTTTATTGCCATAGGGCTTCTTAAAGGATCCTTTGTATTCTTGGCTGATTTAGTTAGATACATAAACACGCTTGTGAAGATAGACTTTATGTGGGTATCTAGCTACGGCTCTGGTACTTTGAGCGAAGGTCATGTGAAGATAGTGAAGGACTTGAGTATGGATATAGAAGGACAAAAGGTGCTTTTAGTGGACGATATTTTGGATACTGGCTATACGCTCAAGGAGATAAAAAGTATTTTAAGTATGCGAGAACCCAAGATGCTAAGAACATGCGTACTTCTTGATAAGTACGAAAGGAGAAAGGTAGATGTTGAGGTAGAGTATGTTGGATTCAAAGTTCCAGATGCTTTTCTTGTGGGCTACGGGCTTGACTGGGACGAGGAGGGTAGAAACCTAAGGGGCATTTACGCAGTGGAGGAAATCTAAATCTAAAGCTTTTTTCAATATGAATTGAGCACTGCCTTCTATACCGAGTTTTTCCACATCTACTTCCTCCCACCCTTGCCTTCTGAACCACCTTATCTGTCTTTTGGCATAATCTTTTGTGTTTTTCACTATATTCTTCACTGCTTCCTCTAAGCTTATCAAACCTTTCAGATAAGGTATTAACTCCTTGTATCCTATAGCCTGTTGTGAGGTCAGGAAGTTCTCAAAACCCATGTCCAAGAGTTTTTTTACCTCATCAACTAAGCCTTTTTCAAGCATCTGCACTACTCTTTTCTCTATATTGCGGGAAAGGCTTTCCCAACTTAGTTTTGTGTAAAAACCTTTAAACTCAAAGCGTGGTGCCCCCCACCTGTGGAAAGACGAAAAGGGTCTGCCTGTCTGAAGGAAGACCTCCAAAGCCCTCACTATCCTCCTGCTATCCTGTGGCGATATCTTCATGGCGTATTTTTTATCAACCACCTTTAGCTTTTCGTAAAGGTAAGCACTGCCCTTTCTTCCTGCTATTGAGTAAAGTCTTTGTCT
The DNA window shown above is from Hydrogenobacter hydrogenophilus and carries:
- the miaA gene encoding tRNA (adenosine(37)-N6)-dimethylallyltransferase MiaA, with translation MLLVIGGPTASGKSSIACLVAQALNGEIISADSMSVYKYMDIGTAKPVECMKVVKHHLVDILEPGEVFDAKIFEEMSVKAIEDIKGRKKVPIVCGGTYLYIQALLYGIEETPPPDWSLRQRLYSIAGRKGSAYLYEKLKVVDKKYAMKISPQDSRRIVRALEVFLQTGRPFSSFHRWGAPRFEFKGFYTKLSWESLSRNIEKRVVQMLEKGLVDEVKKLLDMGFENFLTSQQAIGYKELIPYLKGLISLEEAVKNIVKNTKDYAKRQIRWFRRQGWEEVDVEKLGIEGSAQFILKKALDLDFLHCVNAP
- the hpt gene encoding hypoxanthine phosphoribosyltransferase codes for the protein MKELAKTIEHDFGEPFIAIGLLKGSFVFLADLVRYINTLVKIDFMWVSSYGSGTLSEGHVKIVKDLSMDIEGQKVLLVDDILDTGYTLKEIKSILSMREPKMLRTCVLLDKYERRKVDVEVEYVGFKVPDAFLVGYGLDWDEEGRNLRGIYAVEEI